AGTGGCCTTCGCTCACTTCCAATACATCAACCCGCTACCGAAGAACACTGCCGATGTGTTGCGTAAATATAAGAAAATCGTGGTAGCTGAACAGAATCTGGGACAATTTGCAGGTTACTTGCGCATGAAAGTGCCCGGATTGAACATCAGCCAGTTCAACCAAGTGAAAGGACAGCCTTTCGTCACGAGAGAATTGATAGATGCATTCACTAAATTATTGGAGGAATAAAAGATGAGCGATAAAGTATATACCGTACAAGATTATAAAGCAGGTCAGCCTCGCTGGTGTCCGGGATGCGGTGACCACGCTTTCCTGAATTCACTGCACAAAGCCATGGCCGAACTGGGAACAGCTCCGCACGATATTGCCGTCATTTCGGGTATCGGTTGTTCTTCCCGTCTGCCCTATTATGTAAATACATACGGTTTCCACACCATCCACGGACGTGCAGCCGCTATTGCAACAGGAGCTAAAGTAGCTAATCCGAATTTGACTATCTGGCAGATTTCCGGTGACGGTGACGGCCTGGCAATCGGTGGTAACCACTTCATCCATGCATTACGCCGTAATGTCGACCTGAATATGATTCTGTTGAACAACCGTATCTACGGTCTGACAAAAGGACAATATTCACCGACTTCGGAACGTGGACTTGTAACCAAATCTTCTCCTTACGGAACTGTGGAAGACCCCTTCCGTCCCGCTGAACTGGCATTCGGTGCCCGCGGACGCTTCTTTGCACGCTGTATTGCAGTAGATGGTGCCGCCTCGGTAGAAGTATTGAAAGCAGCAGCCAACCATAAAGGCGCTTCTGTTGTAGAAGTTCTGCAAAACTGCGTTATCTTCAACGACGGAACTCACGCCAGTGTTGCCACCAAAGAAGGACGTGCCAAGAATGCTATCTATCTGGAACATGGCAAACCGATGTTGTTTGGCGAAAACAAGGAATTCGGATTGATGCAGGAAGGCTTCGGGCTGAAAGTAGTGAAACTGGGTGAGAACGGTATCACAGAAAAAGATATCCTTATCCACGACGCACACTGCCAAGACAATACGCTTCAACTGAAACTGGCTTTGATGGAAGGTCCCGACTTCCCGATTGCACTCGGCGTAATCCGTGATGTAGACGCTCCGACCTACAACGATGCAGTTACAGAACAAATCGAAGAAATCAAAGGCAAGAAGAAATATCACAATTTCCAGGAGCTGTTGATGACTAATGAGACTTGGGAAGTGAAATAATTCACTGCTCATCAATAATATAAAAGCTGGAGGAAGGATAAAACAATCCCTTTCTCCAGCTTTTTCATTATAAATAACGTAAATTCAATATACTTCGTCCGCATGTTTTCCCCTCCTTCGGGAATAGGAATAGTACAAGTTTATATCGAACTGATGTTAATTATTAGAATAAAAAAACGTTTTCAGCCTTCAGTTCTTTTAAAAAAGTCCCTCTTCATCGGTGTTTTTTGCTGAATTCAACTCCAGTTCTTTTTGCCATATTTACCTCCAATAAAGGCTCTATTGTAACACAACGAAGCCTGCATTTCATTGTAACAGAGCCTCTGTTTTACCCAAATGCAGGCTCTGTTTTATTCAGCCCACGTGGTAAATCTATATACCCCGCTTGCGGGGCATATATATCCAGCGTGGTGGACATATATATCCAGCATAGTGAGTATATATACCCACCACGCTGGATATATATCTCTACCAGTGAGCCTAAAAAGTTGAAAGTGCTGAAAGCACTCCCCCTTGCCTACAGCACCCTCCTCCTGCAAGGGATAATATTTCCGGTTTCAGCCGCTATCACCTTCCAGCAAAGCGTTTTCCTACATCATTTCACTGAGTATAATACTTGTCCCAGTCAATTCTACTACCAAATAGTAAAAGTAAATTTGAAGTATGATTAAAACATTTCATTAAATCAACGAAAGTTTGAAGTATAATTAAAACTTTTCCGTATATTCGCAAGAGTTTAAAGTATAATTAAAACTTTTAGGTCCATGAACTTTCCTCGAATCCTCAAAAAAAGAAAAGGTTATATTGACCGAATAAAACCTTTTATGCAAAAATCAGTAGCCAAGGTGTTAACAGGGCAACGCCGTGTAGGCAAAAGTTTCCTCCTTTACCAACTCATTGAAGAAATTTTAGCAGAAGAACCAGATGCGAATATTATCTATATCAATCTTGAAGATTTTGCATTCAGTTTCCTACAAACAGCAGAAGATTTACACTCGTACATCATTTCTCATAGCAAAGAAAAAGCTAAGAATTATATCTTTATCGATGAAATACAAGATATTCCCGGGTTTGAAAAAGTCATCCGTTCGCTCCTGCTCAATGAAGATAACGACATATACATTACAGGCAGTAACGCCAAGATGCTTTCAGGAGAACTCGCCACTTATTTAAGTGGCAGATATATCGAATTCAAAATATATAGTCTCTCCTATTCTGAATTTCTTGGATTCCACGGATTAACTGAAAGTGAAACGAGTTACGAATTATATAGCCGTTATGGCGGACTTCCCTATTTATTAAATCTCCCTCTCGAAGATGAAACGGTCAATGAATATTTGAAGAGTGTATATTCCACGATTGTATTTCGTGATGTTGTCAGTAGATACAAGTTACGCAATACTTTGTTCCTTGAGAAACTGATTCAATTTTTATCCGAAAACATAGGCAATCTCTTCTCGGCAAAGAATATCAGTGATTATTTAAAATCACAACATACCACCATATCAGTTAACCAAATACAAAGCTATACAGAATATTTAAACAATGCTTTCCTTATCCACCGGGTAGAGCGGTATGATTTGATTGGAAAACGCGTATTTGAGATAGGAGAGAAATATTATTTCGAAAATATGGGAATCCGGAACATTGTCATCGGATATCGCATAACAGACAAAGCTAGAATATTGGAAAATCTAGTGTATAACCACCTTTTATACAAAGGTTACGATATTAAGGTTGGCTATTACGGAGATAAGGAAATAGATTTTATCGGAGAAAAGAATGGAGAAAAACTATATATACAGGTCGCTTTAAAAATAGATAGCGACAAGACAGCAGAAAGGGAATTTGGAAAACTGCTAAAGATACAGGACAACTATCCCAAAATAGTGATAACAGAAGATACATTCAACGGAAATAGTTATGAGGGTATACGCCATTGTCCTATACGCCGGTTCTTAATGGAGTAAACACCAACCGGACGCCCGACTATTAAATTATAAAAGTCTCTTACTTAGATAACGTACAGGATACCATACAGAGAGAAAACCAACTGCTAAAACTGTGATAAAGATGAGTACGACATCCCAAACATGAACGCTGACGGGATAGGCGTCTACAACAAAAGTACCACCACCGCCTCCCAATGAAATTATACCGAATTTCTGTTGGATAAAGCATAGGATTAAGCCTAAAACAATGCCGGAAATAGCGCCAAAAAGAGAAATGAGACGTCCTTCAAAGAGGAATATTCGGGAAATGAGCTTATCACTTGCTCCAAGACTCCTCAAAGTTACTACATCATCCTTCTTATCCAAGATCAACATAGAAAGGGAGCCTATCACATTAAAACAGGCTATCATTAAAATAAAAGTGAGGAACAAATAAGAGATTAGTTTCTCTATCTCCATAATACGGAAAACATCTGCCTGCTGCTGATAACGATCCTGAACAACAAAATCATCACCTAGTATGTTTTCTATTTTAGATTGTACCGATGAAGTATTTACATTAGGCTTCAATTTCAATTCCATCGCAGAGACTTCTGTGGTATAATCCATAAGCTGACGAAGAAAATCAAGAGAAGTCAGAATATATCTTCCATCATATTCTTGCTGATTCACCACAAATACGACACCCGGAGAATATAGATAATCATGGTTAAAAGAAGCACCGGGATTTGCCATGTTCACTTTAGCATTTCGCTTGGGAAGATATACCTGAAGAGGATCGACAAATCCCAAACCAGTCCCCAAGGTTGCAACCAATTCCACTCCCATGACGCCATAATTCACGATCGAATCATGAAGAACGAATTCTCCCGCACCATAAAGTATGCTGTCTATAGCCGTCAGTTCTTCAAAATCATCCTCCACTCCTTTTAGTACAACCATAGCCTGACGGTCCTTGTATTGCACCATTGCATTCTCTTCGAGCGTCTCTGTAAACACCTCCACTTCAGGAAGCGCACAAACAGCACGAATCCGTTCATCTTGTGCATCAAAAACCTTTCCTTCACGGACCGTAATCTTCAATTGCGGATCAAAAGCCGTAAAAAAGCTAGCCACCATATCCTGAAATCCATTAAAAACAGAAAGAGTGCAAACCAAAGCAAGCGTAGCAAGAGCCACCCCACATACGGAAATGCCGGATATGATATTAATGGCATTATGCTTTTTTTCTGAAAAAAGATAACGCCTGGCTATATAAAAAGGGAAGTTCACCTCTGCAATGAGTTATTTCACTTCAGCAATGAATCTATCTTCTCAATATAATCCAATGAATCATCCACGAAAAATTTCAATTCAGGAATGATACGCAGCTGGTGACGTACACGAGTCCCAAGCTCATAACGAATGGATTTCATATTCTCATTGATATTTTTCACCATCTCTAGTGCTTTCTCTGAAGGGAAAACACTGAGGTAAACACGGGCAATACTCATATCAGGACTGATGCGAACTGCGCTAACAGAGACCAATGTACCCGGCATGGACTTTGTTTGAAGCAGGAATATCTCACTTAGCTCTTTCTGCAACAGGCGAGATATCTTATTCTGTCTGGTTGTTTCCATAAAGTTATTTACTGTTTTACGATTTACTACTTACTATTTTCTTCCTTATAATCGTTAATCCGTCACGCAAAGGAAGTATTACTTTCTCCACTCGCACATCTTGTGCTATCAAATCATTAAATGCCTTAATACCAATTGTTTGAGAATCAGTATTGCGAGGTTGTTCAAGTACATGTCCGTCCCACAAAGTATTATCAGCAATGATATATCCTCCTTCGGAAAGATGCGCCAATGTCATCTCGTAATACTCAATGTACTTGCGTTTATCACCATCAATAAAAGCCATATCAAAAGTAACACCTAAACGCGGAACAAGTTCTAAAGCATCACCTATATAAAAACGAATTTTATCGGCAAACGGTGATTTCTCCAACCATGGACGAGTAAAATCCTCCTGTTCATCATTGATCTCAAACGTATGCAACAGTCCACCTTCCGCCAGACCTTCCGCCAGACAAAGGGCGGAGTAGCCGCTATACGTCCCAATTTCCAAGATCTGACGAGGCTGAATCATTTCTACAAACATCTTCAGCAACCGTCCTTGCAAATGCCCGGAAGCCATACGAGGACGAAGGAGCTTTACATGGGTATCCCGATAGAGCGATTTCAGGTAATCGCTCTCGGGATCAATATGCTGCAAAATATATTCGTCTATCGATTCGGTTTCCTGCATAAAACTTATCTCTTTAAAAATTAAAGATAACGGTTGTTGTTAGGCAATACAGTCTCCTCTGCATGCTTCAAAGCATCTTCCACCACATTAATTTCGAGGAATGAGGTCCTTGTTCCTGCTTTACCACTACTTAAATAACCGACCATATCAGAAGGCTGCAAACGACCTTCTTTTAACAAACGGCGTAACGCAGCAAAATAATATTCCTGTCCGTTAGCCAATTCCGGCATATAAAGAGCTTCCACACCATAAGACAAAGCCAAATGACGCATCGTCTTTTCTTTATAGCAGATAGCCAACACCGGATACTTTCCACGGAAAGCAGCCAGATTACGAGCAGTGCGTCCGCTATAACTATCAGTAATAATAGCACGTATTTTTAGCTTAGAAGTAGCTTTTACTGCTTGTTTAGCCAGGAATGCCGTCACATCATTACTGTTCTCATCCAATGGAATACGGATGTCATTATCAGCAAGTTTATCTTTCTCCGCTTGTGCCGCAATCTTGGTCATTGTTTTCACCGCATCTACCGGATACTTACCATAAGCAGTTTCCCCGCTCAACATCAAAGCATCTGTACGATAGTAGATTGCATTGGCAATATCAGTCACTTCCGCACGAGTCGGGCGAGGATTGTTTATCATTGTATGGAGCATCTGAGTAGCAACGATCACCGGCTTCTTTGCCAGAATACACTTGCGAATCAATACACGCTGGATTCCCGGGATACGTTCCTGAGGTACTTCAATACCCAGGTCTCCACGGGCAACCATTACACCATCTGCCACTTCCAGGATTTCATCGATATTATCCACCCCTTCTTGATTCTCAATCTTAGCAATAATCTTAATATCACTATTATGAGCATCCAGAATTTCACGTATGTCAAGTACATCCTGACGGTTGCGCACGAAAGAGTGAGCGATAAAATCAATATCCTTTTCGATAGCATAAAGAATATTGTTACGGTCTTTTTCCGTTAATGAAGGAAGATTGATGCGAACACCCGGGACATTTACGCTTTTACGGCTTCCCAAAGTAGCCTCATTCTTAACCTCACACAGCAAATAACCATCCGTCTTATCAATAACTTCCAGTTCCAGATCACCATCATCAATCAGAATCGTACCCCCGATATTCAGGTCAGACACAAAGTTCGGATATGAAACAGCAATACATTCACGGGTTGTTTCCAGATCCGGATTACCTACAATCTTTACTTTCTCTCCTATTTTATATGGAATTGGCTCTGCATTAGCCGTCGTACGAACTTCCGGACCTTTTGTATCCATCAAAATCGCAATACGGTTGGACACAGCACGTACATTTGCAATCAAAGCTTCAAAACCTTCACGGCTAGCGTGCGCTGTATTCATACGCACTACATTCATTCCAGCTTCAAACAACTGTTTTATAAAATCCACATCACAACGTCTATCCGAGATGGAAGCCACAATCTTAGTCTGTTTCAATAACATAGTCTTTCTACCTATTATATATTATTACCTTATTTATTATCTATCCAATAAAGCTTCCAAAGCCAAACGGTACGAATTTAGCCCAAAGCCACAAATCACTCCTTTACAAGCACAAGCAATCATCGACACATGCCGGAAAGGCTCGCGACTATGCACATTGGAAATATGCACCTCAATCACCGGA
The Bacteroides caecimuris DNA segment above includes these coding regions:
- a CDS encoding 2-oxoacid:ferredoxin oxidoreductase subunit beta is translated as MSDKVYTVQDYKAGQPRWCPGCGDHAFLNSLHKAMAELGTAPHDIAVISGIGCSSRLPYYVNTYGFHTIHGRAAAIATGAKVANPNLTIWQISGDGDGLAIGGNHFIHALRRNVDLNMILLNNRIYGLTKGQYSPTSERGLVTKSSPYGTVEDPFRPAELAFGARGRFFARCIAVDGAASVEVLKAAANHKGASVVEVLQNCVIFNDGTHASVATKEGRAKNAIYLEHGKPMLFGENKEFGLMQEGFGLKVVKLGENGITEKDILIHDAHCQDNTLQLKLALMEGPDFPIALGVIRDVDAPTYNDAVTEQIEEIKGKKKYHNFQELLMTNETWEVK
- a CDS encoding ATP-binding protein, which produces MNFPRILKKRKGYIDRIKPFMQKSVAKVLTGQRRVGKSFLLYQLIEEILAEEPDANIIYINLEDFAFSFLQTAEDLHSYIISHSKEKAKNYIFIDEIQDIPGFEKVIRSLLLNEDNDIYITGSNAKMLSGELATYLSGRYIEFKIYSLSYSEFLGFHGLTESETSYELYSRYGGLPYLLNLPLEDETVNEYLKSVYSTIVFRDVVSRYKLRNTLFLEKLIQFLSENIGNLFSAKNISDYLKSQHTTISVNQIQSYTEYLNNAFLIHRVERYDLIGKRVFEIGEKYYFENMGIRNIVIGYRITDKARILENLVYNHLLYKGYDIKVGYYGDKEIDFIGEKNGEKLYIQVALKIDSDKTAEREFGKLLKIQDNYPKIVITEDTFNGNSYEGIRHCPIRRFLME
- a CDS encoding FtsX-like permease family protein, which produces MNFPFYIARRYLFSEKKHNAINIISGISVCGVALATLALVCTLSVFNGFQDMVASFFTAFDPQLKITVREGKVFDAQDERIRAVCALPEVEVFTETLEENAMVQYKDRQAMVVLKGVEDDFEELTAIDSILYGAGEFVLHDSIVNYGVMGVELVATLGTGLGFVDPLQVYLPKRNAKVNMANPGASFNHDYLYSPGVVFVVNQQEYDGRYILTSLDFLRQLMDYTTEVSAMELKLKPNVNTSSVQSKIENILGDDFVVQDRYQQQADVFRIMEIEKLISYLFLTFILMIACFNVIGSLSMLILDKKDDVVTLRSLGASDKLISRIFLFEGRLISLFGAISGIVLGLILCFIQQKFGIISLGGGGGTFVVDAYPVSVHVWDVVLIFITVLAVGFLSVWYPVRYLSKRLL
- the rbfA gene encoding 30S ribosome-binding factor RbfA, with translation METTRQNKISRLLQKELSEIFLLQTKSMPGTLVSVSAVRISPDMSIARVYLSVFPSEKALEMVKNINENMKSIRYELGTRVRHQLRIIPELKFFVDDSLDYIEKIDSLLK
- a CDS encoding O-methyltransferase; translation: MQETESIDEYILQHIDPESDYLKSLYRDTHVKLLRPRMASGHLQGRLLKMFVEMIQPRQILEIGTYSGYSALCLAEGLAEGGLLHTFEINDEQEDFTRPWLEKSPFADKIRFYIGDALELVPRLGVTFDMAFIDGDKRKYIEYYEMTLAHLSEGGYIIADNTLWDGHVLEQPRNTDSQTIGIKAFNDLIAQDVRVEKVILPLRDGLTIIRKKIVSSKS
- the pyk gene encoding pyruvate kinase: MLLKQTKIVASISDRRCDVDFIKQLFEAGMNVVRMNTAHASREGFEALIANVRAVSNRIAILMDTKGPEVRTTANAEPIPYKIGEKVKIVGNPDLETTRECIAVSYPNFVSDLNIGGTILIDDGDLELEVIDKTDGYLLCEVKNEATLGSRKSVNVPGVRINLPSLTEKDRNNILYAIEKDIDFIAHSFVRNRQDVLDIREILDAHNSDIKIIAKIENQEGVDNIDEILEVADGVMVARGDLGIEVPQERIPGIQRVLIRKCILAKKPVIVATQMLHTMINNPRPTRAEVTDIANAIYYRTDALMLSGETAYGKYPVDAVKTMTKIAAQAEKDKLADNDIRIPLDENSNDVTAFLAKQAVKATSKLKIRAIITDSYSGRTARNLAAFRGKYPVLAICYKEKTMRHLALSYGVEALYMPELANGQEYYFAALRRLLKEGRLQPSDMVGYLSSGKAGTRTSFLEINVVEDALKHAEETVLPNNNRYL